The proteins below come from a single Oncorhynchus gorbuscha isolate QuinsamMale2020 ecotype Even-year linkage group LG12, OgorEven_v1.0, whole genome shotgun sequence genomic window:
- the LOC123990209 gene encoding tissue factor-like encodes MMRMERKMFFLTKLCTVLIFTNCVSGDYPKAQNVSWLSINFKTLLLWDPKPTNYSYTVEYSVIGQNRKKNQHCIRTMETECDLSNSLVDLKAIYSADVLSKPLLGVNSDLIEFPHTTSERFSPYHDTLIGRPEFKIEVSKDKRKITLYVEDPPTALFNKQDQQRTIRDVFADELQYKVTFGKATSTGKKTKISASSEIELEEGDIDPGVSYCFNVQAYIPSRSTDNQLGELSQRQCSPGDDKTVFEEYGIGVIVGFIPAAFGALSEIRLWGGSNLAAKHFSGDDGEKP; translated from the exons ATGATGAGAATGGaaaggaaaatgttttttttaacgaAATTGTGTACTGTACTCATCTTTACAAACTGTGTTTCAG GGGACTATCCCAAGGCACAGAACGTTTCTTGGTTGTCTATCAACTTCAAAACACTGCTTTTGTGGGATCCTAAACCCACCAACTATTCATACACCGTTGAATATTCTGT AATCGGTCAGAACAGAAAGAAGAACCAACACTGTATCAGGACTATGGAGACAGAGTGTGACCTGTCCAACTCTCTGGTGGACCTGAAGGCCATATACTCCGCTGATGTCCTCTCAAAACCCCTACTTGGTGTGAACTCTGACCTCATAGAGTTCCCCCACACAACCTCGGAGAGGTTCAGCCCTTACCATGACA CGCTTATAGGTAGACCTGAGTTCAAGATCGAGGTGAGCAAAGACAAGAGGAAGATCACCCTGTATGTAGAAGACCCTCCCACAGCCCTGTTCAATAAGCAGGACCAACAGAGAACCATCCGGGACGTCTTCGCTGATGAACTGCAGTACAAAGTCACCTTTGGGAAAGCAACAAGCACTGGCAAG AAAACAAAGATCTCTGCAAGCAGTGAGATAGAGCTAGAAGAGGGGGATATAGATCCTGGGGTGAGTTACTGCTTCAACGTCCAGGCCTACATCCCCTCCCGCAGCACAGACAATCAGCTGGGAGAGCTCAGTCAAAGACAGTGCTCACCGGGCGACGATAAGACTGTCTTTGAAG AGTATGGGATCGGAGTGATCGTTGGGTTCATCCCAGCCGCTTTCGGGGCCCTAAGCGAGATTCGGTTGTGGGGGGGCTCCAACCTCgcagcaaaacattttagtggagACGATGGAGAGAAGCCTTAG